In one window of Trichoderma breve strain T069 chromosome 7 map unlocalized scaffold00008, whole genome shotgun sequence DNA:
- a CDS encoding ABC transporter transmembrane region domain-containing protein yields MAVSEKRHAVPVSGSSDAVEQTDVSVDVPIAKEGETSTSEKKSGSPYLRIFTYTGRYEQIILAISILAAIASGAGIALQNLIFGNFVTTITDFVIDPASGGEKLRHDSAKLALYFVYLGIARFVLSYAYNVLLTYNAYRIVRNIRHAYLMAALSQEVAYYDLGTSGSIATQATSNGKLIQGGIAEKLGLTFQGLSAFVTAFIVAFVTQWKLTLICLCIAPTTIVVMAFVGISEAGIETKIFDTHAKGNAFAEGILGSARTVHAFEMRSRLVKKFDEYLSEAHKYGRQLSPWFAALFSIEYTIMYLGFGLAFWQGIHLFANGEIKSSGTIFTVLFSVTIATISITALAPYSIEFARAASGAAQLFELIDRQSSINPFDESGDKPSEVIGHIELENVNFAYPSRPGITVLDDFSLIVPAGKVTALVGQSGSGKSTIVGLLERWYNPKSGVIKLDGKPINELNLNWLRKHVRLVQQEPVLFQGSAFDNIAHGLVGTKWEHASREEKMAQVEEAAKIAFAHDFISELPNGYDTQIGQRGGLLSGGQKQRVAIARSIVSQPKVLLLDEATSALDPHAEGIVQRALDRASEGRTTIVIAHKLATIRKADNIVVMKKGKIIEQGTHAGLMKQDGTYAQLVRIQDLAVSKNQSDTESEDQDDEKEAHDPADLVKSLSRYATKDQVRLEQQKERDNYEHYKKLGFLSVVWKLVVDHPELRWAYIFCVLCCLGGAAGFPGQAILLSSTIDVFTLTGSEMTKKGNFFAAMFIVLAAGCLIFYGVLGYATNAIAQTLSHKLRRQSLNDMLRQDLQFFDRPENNIGALASRVDANPQAILELMGFNIALILVAVFNITACSILAIAYSWKLGLVVVFAGLPPMVGSGWFKIRLDVKLDHGISARQSRSAAIASEAVTAIRTVSSLAIEESVLNSYTHELDQAIVGSVKPMSIMMICFAFTQCIEYFFLALGFWYGCRLVSFGETSMHNFYVTFLGVFFSGQAASQLFQFSTSITKGKNAANYIFWLNQLQPIMQETSDNTDKGPKSGGPIALDSVHFSYPLRPEAPVLRGINLEIQKGQFYALVGASGCGKSTMIAMLERFYDPSTGNISIDGDKLTELSPRLYRRVVSLVQQEPTLFQGSIRENIALGIDDPTLGSGESTVEVTVSDSKIEAALRAANAWDFVSSLPDGLATAAGPNGTQLSGGQRQRIAIARSLIRNPKVLLLDEATSALDTESEKIVQSALAEAAKEGDRITIAVAHRLSTIRDADMICVFYGGKIVEMGKHVDLVAQGGMYRKMCEAQNLDG; encoded by the exons atggctgTCTCAGAAAAGAGGCATGCCGTGCCTGTCAGCGGAAGCTCAGATGCTGTTGAACAGACGGATGTTAGTGTAGATGTACCAATTGCAAAAGAGGGTGAAACCTCGACGAGCGAGAAGAAATCTGGAAGTCCGTATCTG AGAATCTTCACATATACAGGGCGATATGAACaaatcatcttggccatttcGATTCTCGCTGCAATTGCTTCTGGAGCTGGCATTGCCCTCCAGAATCTCATCTTTGGAAACTTTGTCACGACCATCACCGACTTCGTCATCGATCCCGCGTCGGGTGGTGAAAAACTCCGCCATGATTCCGCAAAGCTGGC GCTCTACTTTGTCTATCTCGGCATCGCTAGATTTGTCCTGTCTTACGCGTACAACGTCCTCTTGACATACAACGCCTATCGAATCGTTCGAAACATCCGGCATGCATATCTAATGGCTGCGCTGAGCCAAGAGGTTGCCTACTATGATCTCGGTACCAGTGGATCGATTGCGACGCAGGCAACTTCCAATGGAAAGCTCATTCAGGGCGGCATTGCGGAGAAGCTTGGTCTTACGTTCCAGGGACTTTCTGCCTTTGTTACTGCCTTTATCGTTGCGTTCGTTACTCAGTGGAAGCTAACCCTCATTTGCCTTTGCATTGCGCCGACTACGATAGTCGTTATGGCGTTTGTTGGTATCAGTGAGGCAGGCATCGAAACCAAAATTTTCGACACTCACGCCAAAGGCAACGCTTTTGCTGAAGGAATCCTTGGTAGTGCGAGAACTGTACATGCCTTTGAGATGCGATCGAGGCTTGTCAAGAAGTTCGATGAGTACTTGAGCGAAGCTCACAAATATGGACGCCAGCTCTCACCTTGGTTCGCGGCGCTCTTCTCGATCGAATACACAATCATGTATCTGGGCTTTGGGCTTGCTTTCTGGCAAGGCATTCATCTTTTTGCCAATGGAGAGATTAAGTCGTCAGGTACAATCTTCACGGTGTTATTCTCCGTGACGATTGCGACTATTAGCATTACGGCTTTGGCTCCCTATTCCATCGAATTCGCGAGAGCAGCGTCGGGCGCTGCACAGCTTTTTGAGCTCATTGACAGGCAATCCAGCATTAATCCATTTGATGAATCTGGAGACAAGCCCTCGGAAGTCATTGGTCATATCGAACTGGAAAATGTCAACTTTGCATATCCTTCTCGGCCTGGAATTACTGTGTTGGATGACTTTTCACTGATTGTTCCTGCTGGAAAAGTTACAGCCTTGGTG GGTCAAAGTGGTTCTGGAAAGAGCACGATtgttggcctccttgagcgCTGGTACAACCCCAAGTCTGGAGTCATCAAGCTAGACGGCAAGCCAATCAATGAACTCAATCTTAATTGGCTTCGAAAACATGTTCGACTAGTCCAGCAAGAGCCCGTGCTGTTCCAGGGTTCGGCATTTGACAACATCGCCCACGGTCTGGTCGGCACAAAGTGGGAGCATGCCtctagagaagaaaagatggcccaagttgaagaagctgccaagatTGCTTTCGCGCACGATTTTATCTCGGAACTGCCAAATGGTTATGACACACAGATTGGACAGAGAGGCGGTTTGCTCTCTGGAGGTCAGAAGCAGCGTGTTGCCATTGCGAGGAGTATCGTTTCTCAACCCAAGGTTTTGTTGCTCGATGAAGCGACGAGTGCGCTTGATCCCCATGCTGAAGGCATCGTCCAGCGGGCCCTTGATAGAGCTTCTGAAGGGCGAACCACAATTGTTATCGCTCACAAGTTGGCAACCATTCGCAAGGCTGATAACATTGTTGtgatgaagaaaggaaagattATTGAACAAGGAACACATGCTGGCTTAATGAAACAAGACGGAACTTATGCTCAATTAGTGCGCATACAGGATCTAGCTGTCTCGAAGAACCAGTCGGATACCGAATCAGAGGACCAAGAtgacgaaaaagaagcacATGATCCGGCTGATCTTGTCAAGAGCTTGAGCCGTTACGCTACCAAGGATCAAGTGCGCCTTGAGCagcagaaagagagggaCAACTATGAGCATTACAAAAAGCTGGGATTCTTGTCCGTCGTCTGGAAACTCGTGGTTGATCACCCAGAACTGAGGTGGGCATACATATTTTGCGTTCTTTGTTGCCTTGGAGGAG CTGCTGGCTTTCCAGGCCAAGCGATTCTTTTGTCTAGCACGATTGATGTCTTTACTTTGACTGGTTCAGAAATGACCAAAAAGGGCAAtttctttgctgccatgTTTATTGTCTTGGCGGCGGGCTGCTTGATCTTTTACGGGGTGCTAGGATATGCTACTAATGCAATTGCTCAG ACTTTATCCCACAAACTTCGACGCCAAAGCTTGAATGATATGCTGCGCCAAGATCTTCAGTTCTTCGATCGTCCGGAAAACAACATCGGCGCCCTGGCTAGTCGCGTTGACGCCAATCCGCAAGCCATCTTGGAGCTGATGGGTTTTAACATTGCTCTGATATTGGTAGCTGTATTTAACATCACCGCATGCAGCATCTTGGCTATCGCGTACAGTTGGAAGCTGGGACTGGTAGTTGTCTTTGCTGGCTTGCCCCCAATGGTAGGATCAGGCTGGTTCAAGATCAGATTGGATGTAAAGCTCGACCACGGCATCTCAGCGCGACAGTCGAGAAGTGCAGCTATAGCTTCGGAAGCCGTCACTGCTATACGGACTGTGTCGTCTTTGGCTATTGAGGAGTCGGTTCTCAATAGTTACACTCATGAGTTGGACCAGGCGATTGTTGGATCGGTGAAGCCAATGTCTATCATGatgatttgctttgctttcaCACAGTGCATTGAATAtttcttccttgccttgGGATTCTG GTATGGATGTCGCCTTGTCTCATTTGGAGAGACTAGTATGCATAACTTCTATGTCACCTTTTTGGGTGTCTTTTTCTCGGGCCAAGCAGCTTCGCAGCTATTTCAGTTTTCAACTA GTATCACCAAGGGCAAAAACGCGGCCAATTACATCTTTTGGCTCAATCAACTCCAACCAATTATGCAAGAAACATCAGATAATACGGATAAAGGTCCAAAGTCTGGTGGCCCAATTGCCCTTGACAGTGTCCACTTCTCGTATCCCCTGCGACCAGAGGCACCTGTGTTGAGGGGTATCAATCTGGAG ATTCAAAAAGGCCAATTTTACGCTCTTGTTGGCGCATCTGGCTGCGGCAAATCCACCATGATAGCCATGCTCGAGCGGTTCTACGACCCTTCCACAGGAAACATTAGCATTGACGGCGATAAGCTAACGGAGCTGAGCCCGCGACTATACCGTCGGGTTGTCTCTCTGGTGCAGCAAGAACCAACTCTTTTCCAAGGCTCCATCCGTGAGAATATCGCACTCGGTATTGATGACCCGACTCTCGGCTCTGGTGAATCTACTGTGGAAGTCACAGTTTCGGACTCAAAGATTGAGGCGGCTTTACGCGCCGCCAATGCTTGGGATTTCGTGTCTTCGTTACCTGACGGTCTCGCCACTGCTGCAGGTCCAAATGGCACACAGCTCTCTGGCGGTCAGCGTCAACGCATTGCAATTGCTCGCTCTTTGATCCGCAACCCTAAAGTCCTGCTACTCGATGAAGCGACCAGCGCGTTGGATACCGAAAGCGAAAAGATTGTTCAAAGCGCGCTGGCCGAGGCAGCAAAGGAAGGAGATCGAATTACTATTGCGGTAGCCCATAGGCTGTCGACAATTAGAGATGCAGACATGATTTGTGTCTTTTACGGAGGGAAGATTGTGGAGATGGGGAAGCATGTTGATTTGGTAGCGCAGGGCGGCATGTATAGAAAGATGTGCGAGGCGCAGAATTTAGACGGatga
- a CDS encoding catalytic ligB subunit of aromatic ring-opening dioxygenase domain-containing protein, translated as MTVAPVIALSHGGGPLPILGDPSHKDIVYSLKNRVPKILKLGTPEQPRAIVLVTAHWSTKNPTISSAASHELYYDYYNFPKAAYSLKYPASGQPEVAREVKAALEEQGLASVLDGERGWDHGVFVPMLLVNPDANVPIVQVSVLESEDPEKHLRMGAALSKLRQNNIAVVGSGFASLHNFQAYSELRSGSPAKVNEWKNKISQWNGALTQAVGAESKEERWRRVSGWRQLPHANDMHPPMRGEHFMPLIVCAGAALEGEKAGVYEDTYMGSGINTYYWGAETVA; from the exons ATGACTGTGGCTCCTGTGATTGCGCTCTCACATGGCGGAG GTCCCCTCCCCATCCTTGGTGACCCTTCTCACAAGGACATTGTCTACTCTCTGAAGAACAGGGTGCCCAAGATTCTCAAGCTCGGCACTCCTGAGCAGCCCCGTGCCATTGTCCTAGTTACGGCGCACTGGTCGACGAAGAACCCGACCATTTCATCTGCGGCGTCTCACGAGCTCTACTATGACTACTACAACTTTCCCAAGGCCGCCTACTCGCTCAAGTATCCGGCGTCAGGCCAGCCAGAGGTTGCGCGCGAGGTCAAGGCTGCGCTAGAGGAGCAGGGCCTCGCATCAGTTCTCGATGGGGAGAGAGGATGGGATCACGGCGTCTTCGTTCCCATGCTACTGGTGAACCCTGACGCCAACGTGCCCATCGTACAGGTTTCCGTCCTGGAATCGGAGGATCCAGAGAAGCACCTGCGTATGGGAGCCGCACTGTCGAAGCTTCGCCAGAATAACATCGCCGTTGTCGGTTCAGGCTTTGCTTCCCTGCACAACTTCCAGGCTTACTCTGAGCTGCGATCCGGGTCGCCTGCTAAAGTGAATGAGTGGAAGAACAAGATCAGCCAGTGGAACGGCGCGCTGACGCAGGCGGTTGGTGCGGAGAGCAAGGAGGAGAGGTGGCGGAGGGTGTCGGGATGGCGACAGCTTCCTCATGCGAATGACATGCATCCGCCGATGAGGGGAGAGCACTTCATGCCGTTGATTGTGTGTGCTGGAGCAGCGctggagggagagaaggcGGGTGTTTATGAGGATACTTATATGGGGAGCGGGATCAATACGTATTATTGGGGGGCGGAGACAGTGGCTTAG